Part of the Nitrospinota bacterium genome is shown below.
AATGATAGCTACTGCAATTCCAGCTCCAATCCAAAGCAAGAAGCTTTTTTTCTGATTTTTTCTCTTGTCTAAAAATTTCTCTGAGCCCTTTTTTTTGCTTCTTTTTGCCATTTAATACCTCAATATATAATTGGTTCTGATTATCTTTTTAATATCTTGTCATACTCTTCAGATAAATCTTTCAGTGTAATCGACTCAAAAAATTTGTGAATCTGATCTCCTAGCTTCTTCCAGACCAGCCTTGTTACACATCTATCTATTCTATCACAAAAATCCTTAACGCTTATGCATTGAACAGGATACATATTCTCATTAACGGCTAACAATATATCCTTTATACTTATATTATTAGATTTTTTGGCTAATAAATATCCGCCCCCAGGGCCCCTGACACTCTTAACCAAACGAGCTTTCCTCAGCTTAACGTAGAGCTGCTCTAAATAATGTAATGATATGTCCTGCCTCTTTGAAATCTCTGATAACGATATCGGAAGTTTCTCAGAATGATAGGCTAAATCTACCATTGACCTGACCGCATATCTACCTCTTGTTGAGAGTCTCACATCTGCCCTCCTTTTCTTATCACTATTTGACTATACTAAATTCTTTCTCTTCTATTTGACCCTTTTTTATATCGAAGACTTTTATAACAGGCTTGTTTAAATCTTGGAGAGAAATGATAAAGTAGAAAGTTTCAGGGAACAAAGGCAAATCTGATTCAGGCCAAAAGGATTTTTCTATATCTGTCTTTGATGGATAAGCATCCGAATGAGTATGAGAATGATAGATTCCTATTAACTCAAGACTTTTTTCTCTTATTTCCTTGTGAGCGTCTAGGAGATCTTTTGGATTCATAAAATAAGTATCTGGGTTTTTATCATCATTTTCAATCTCATAGATATAAGATATCTTTCCGTTTTGTCCTGATAATAAGCCGCAGCCCTCATGGGGATACTCTTTCTTGGAATGAGTAATCATCTTATCAACGATAGATTTCGGAATAGTAATCAAACTATCCCCCCTATTGAATTTTTCCTAAAAGCTCTTTAAAAATAAAAGGATAAAAGATTTTCCTCGGCTTGTAAAGATTTTAAATTTAAAATTTATTATTAAAATCCTTTTCCATTGCCACACACAGGACAATTAGGGGACTTTTTAATATTTAATTTGCGAAATTCCATCTTTTCCCC
Proteins encoded:
- a CDS encoding M67 family metallopeptidase; this encodes MITIPKSIVDKMITHSKKEYPHEGCGLLSGQNGKISYIYEIENDDKNPDTYFMNPKDLLDAHKEIREKSLELIGIYHSHTHSDAYPSKTDIEKSFWPESDLPLFPETFYFIISLQDLNKPVIKVFDIKKGQIEEKEFSIVK
- a CDS encoding Rrf2 family transcriptional regulator, which encodes MRLSTRGRYAVRSMVDLAYHSEKLPISLSEISKRQDISLHYLEQLYVKLRKARLVKSVRGPGGGYLLAKKSNNISIKDILLAVNENMYPVQCISVKDFCDRIDRCVTRLVWKKLGDQIHKFFESITLKDLSEEYDKILKR